One stretch of Serinicoccus hydrothermalis DNA includes these proteins:
- a CDS encoding ABC transporter permease — translation MTAATSTTRGTARPELPWHQGGTAGRALRSLRTPGGAVFVLVAVLLIAVIAANPSFGEPGSLIRFIGRTAPVAIAAMGQYFVIVSGEFDLSMAAVVSMQVVIAGNFIGQDEARILPGLLLMLALGALVGVVNGLATTILRVPSFIVTLGTMLALSGLVFYLTGGAATGNPVDTFRQIGRGGIEGVPVLEVIPYPAIILLVLALAALWLMRRPFGRTLVAVGDNPEAVRLSGSATWWLKTRAFILSSLAATISGIILVGYAGVHPSVGQGYEFTAITAVVVGGVVLGGGRGWVLSAAAGAFALELLFTLLNFVGVASTWRDTVQGVIIIVAVAAGARAWAAGQRQRTRPTPQTPKADNPTQGDA, via the coding sequence ATGACCGCCGCCACCTCCACCACCCGCGGCACCGCCCGCCCCGAGCTCCCGTGGCACCAGGGCGGCACCGCCGGGCGTGCGCTGCGCTCCCTGCGCACCCCCGGCGGCGCCGTCTTCGTCCTCGTCGCGGTCCTGCTCATCGCGGTCATCGCCGCCAACCCCAGCTTCGGCGAGCCCGGCTCGCTCATCCGCTTCATCGGCCGCACCGCACCGGTCGCGATCGCCGCGATGGGGCAGTACTTCGTCATCGTCTCCGGTGAGTTCGACCTCTCGATGGCCGCCGTCGTCTCCATGCAGGTCGTCATCGCTGGCAACTTCATCGGGCAGGACGAGGCGCGGATCCTGCCCGGCCTGCTGCTCATGCTCGCGCTCGGCGCTCTCGTCGGCGTCGTCAACGGGCTGGCCACGACGATCCTGCGGGTCCCCAGCTTCATCGTCACCCTCGGCACGATGCTCGCCCTGTCCGGGCTGGTCTTCTACCTCACCGGCGGCGCCGCCACCGGCAACCCGGTCGACACCTTCCGGCAGATCGGCCGCGGCGGCATCGAGGGCGTCCCGGTGCTCGAGGTCATCCCCTATCCCGCGATCATCCTGCTCGTCCTGGCGCTCGCCGCGCTGTGGCTCATGCGCCGCCCCTTCGGCCGCACCCTCGTCGCCGTCGGCGACAACCCCGAGGCGGTGCGCCTGTCCGGCTCGGCCACGTGGTGGCTCAAGACCCGCGCCTTCATCCTGTCCTCGCTCGCCGCGACCATCTCGGGGATCATCCTCGTCGGGTATGCCGGCGTCCACCCCTCCGTAGGGCAGGGCTACGAGTTCACCGCCATCACCGCCGTCGTCGTCGGCGGCGTGGTCCTCGGCGGCGGGCGCGGCTGGGTGCTCTCGGCCGCCGCCGGGGCCTTCGCCCTCGAGCTGCTCTTCACCCTCCTCAACTTCGTCGGCGTCGCCTCCACCTGGAGGGACACCGTCCAGGGCGTGATCATCATCGTCGCCGTCGCCGCCGGGGCCCGCGCCTGGGCCGCCGGCCAGCGGCAGCGCACCCGCCCCACCCCGCAGACCCCGAAAGCCGACAACCCCACCCAAGGAGATGCATGA
- a CDS encoding ABC transporter permease, translating to MRFLPTRLTSTGIVYLVLVLVVVLGAVITGVEGRNFFSGGNISAILTGTSILGFIAIGQTLVILGGSLDLSVPYVTSLASLVGGVIMAGQTSNVPLAVAAALGVSALIGLVNGLVVTYLHVHGFIATLGMGLILAGYLGTNYRGSAGSAPRDFRLIGALNIGPVPLSTLIMLGCAVLVILLLRRTRIGHHLYAVGGQREVARLSGVRTQPPLILAHVLCSVLAGMAGLLLLARLSVGSPTIGSQGGYDLMSIAAVVLGGTVLAGGKGNILGTLGGVAIFAVLDNVMGVMELNAFLRDIVRGLVIVVAVAVYARRSTDTRPPRFAHPPDDGGGRHTLAPTTAGATR from the coding sequence ATGAGGTTCCTTCCCACCCGCCTCACCAGCACCGGGATCGTCTACCTCGTCCTCGTGCTCGTCGTCGTCCTCGGCGCGGTCATCACCGGCGTCGAGGGCCGCAACTTCTTCTCCGGCGGCAACATCTCGGCCATCCTCACCGGCACCTCGATCCTCGGCTTCATCGCCATCGGCCAGACCCTGGTCATCCTCGGCGGCAGCCTCGACCTCTCGGTGCCCTACGTCACCAGCCTCGCCAGCCTCGTCGGCGGCGTCATCATGGCCGGCCAGACCTCCAACGTCCCGCTCGCCGTCGCCGCCGCCCTCGGCGTCTCCGCGCTCATCGGCCTGGTCAACGGCCTGGTCGTGACCTACCTGCACGTCCATGGCTTCATCGCCACGCTCGGCATGGGCCTCATCCTCGCGGGCTACCTCGGCACCAACTACCGCGGCTCGGCCGGCTCCGCGCCGCGCGACTTCCGCCTCATCGGCGCCCTCAACATCGGCCCGGTCCCGCTCTCCACGCTCATCATGCTCGGCTGCGCCGTCCTCGTGATCCTGCTCCTGCGCCGCACCCGCATCGGCCACCACCTGTATGCCGTCGGCGGGCAGCGCGAGGTCGCGCGCCTCTCCGGCGTCCGCACCCAGCCGCCGCTCATCCTCGCGCACGTGCTCTGCTCGGTGCTCGCCGGCATGGCCGGGCTGCTGCTGCTCGCCCGTCTCTCCGTCGGCAGCCCCACCATCGGCTCCCAGGGCGGCTACGACCTCATGTCCATCGCGGCGGTCGTCCTCGGCGGCACCGTCCTCGCCGGCGGCAAGGGCAACATCCTCGGCACCCTCGGCGGCGTCGCGATCTTCGCCGTCCTCGACAACGTCATGGGCGTCATGGAGCTCAACGCCTTCCTGCGCGACATCGTCCGCGGCCTGGTCATCGTCGTCGCCGTCGCCGTGTATGCCCGCCGCTCCACCGACACCCGGCCACCCCGCTTCGCGCACCCGCCCGACGACGGCGGCGGACGGCATACCCTCGCCCCCACGACCGCGGGAGCGACCCGATGA
- a CDS encoding sugar ABC transporter ATP-binding protein: MTSNDAVAPTDSTPPRQPVLRASGLTKRFFGNAVLEDVTLELHPGQVHGLVGENGAGKSTLMKVLAGVHQPDEGTVEIDGQAQHFTHPVQAQQAGLSTVFQEFNLLPDRTVAENIYLGREPRRGPLVDTAAMTRHTAELLDGLGVTGLDPARTVRSLSVAEQQIVEIAKAVSYDARIISMDEPTAALADHEVELLYAIIRRLLERDVAILYVSHRLKEIFDLCDTITVLKDGQQVTTQPASELDESALVRLMVGREMSGYFPARSEGAEVGEPVLTLSGSGNGYVDGIDLELRAGEIVGLAGLQGSGRTELVESVFGVTPLTRGTMTLAGTTTRTTSPRQAIRRGLALITEDRKAKGLALGQSILDNALGVVRSVFPGRTPQARAGMPGVFSSLEVSARAMDQEVQFLSGGNQQKVVLARWLSTDPQVMLMDEPTRGIDVGAKHGIYELMRGLAADGVGILMVSSELPEVIGMSDRILVMRDGRLAGKLPAGASEEDVLALATGAHEAEEGAA; the protein is encoded by the coding sequence GTGACGTCCAACGACGCCGTCGCACCGACGGACAGCACACCGCCGCGCCAACCCGTGCTGCGCGCCAGCGGGCTGACCAAGCGCTTCTTCGGCAACGCCGTCCTCGAGGACGTGACCCTCGAGCTGCACCCCGGCCAGGTCCACGGCCTCGTGGGGGAGAACGGCGCCGGCAAGTCCACCCTCATGAAGGTCCTCGCCGGCGTGCACCAGCCCGACGAGGGCACCGTCGAGATCGACGGCCAGGCCCAGCACTTCACCCACCCGGTCCAGGCACAGCAGGCAGGCCTCTCGACGGTCTTCCAGGAGTTCAACCTCCTGCCCGACCGCACCGTGGCGGAGAACATCTACCTCGGTCGTGAGCCGCGCCGAGGCCCGTTGGTCGACACCGCGGCCATGACCCGGCATACCGCCGAGCTGCTCGACGGGCTCGGCGTCACCGGCCTCGACCCCGCCCGCACCGTCCGCTCCCTCTCGGTCGCCGAGCAGCAGATCGTCGAGATCGCCAAGGCGGTGAGCTACGACGCACGCATCATCTCCATGGACGAGCCGACCGCCGCCCTCGCCGACCACGAGGTCGAGCTGCTCTACGCCATCATCCGCCGCCTCCTCGAGCGCGACGTCGCGATCCTCTACGTCTCGCACCGGCTCAAGGAGATCTTCGACCTCTGCGACACCATCACCGTCCTCAAGGACGGCCAGCAGGTCACCACCCAGCCCGCGTCCGAGCTCGACGAGTCCGCCCTCGTCCGCCTCATGGTCGGCCGCGAGATGTCCGGCTACTTCCCCGCGAGATCGGAGGGCGCCGAGGTGGGCGAACCGGTGCTCACCCTCTCCGGCTCCGGCAACGGGTATGTCGACGGCATCGACCTCGAGCTGCGCGCCGGGGAGATCGTCGGTCTCGCCGGGCTCCAGGGCTCGGGCCGTACCGAGCTCGTCGAGTCCGTCTTCGGCGTCACCCCGCTCACCCGCGGCACCATGACGCTCGCCGGCACGACGACGCGCACCACCTCGCCCCGCCAGGCGATCCGCCGCGGCCTCGCGCTCATCACCGAGGACCGCAAGGCAAAGGGTCTGGCCCTCGGCCAGTCGATCCTCGACAACGCCCTCGGCGTCGTCCGCTCGGTCTTCCCCGGCCGCACCCCCCAGGCCCGCGCCGGTATGCCCGGCGTCTTCTCCTCCCTCGAGGTCTCGGCCCGCGCGATGGACCAGGAGGTGCAGTTCCTCTCCGGCGGCAACCAGCAGAAGGTCGTCCTCGCGCGCTGGCTGTCGACCGACCCGCAGGTCATGCTCATGGACGAGCCCACCCGCGGCATCGACGTCGGCGCCAAGCACGGCATCTACGAGCTCATGCGCGGCCTGGCCGCCGACGGCGTCGGCATCCTCATGGTCTCCAGCGAGCTGCCCGAGGTCATCGGCATGTCCGACCGCATCCTCGTCATGCGCGACGGCCGACTGGCGGGCAAGCTGCCCGCCGGCGCCTCCGAGGAGGACGTCCTGGCCCTGGCCACCGGCGCCCACGAGGCCGAGGAGGGCGCCGCATGA
- a CDS encoding ROK family transcriptional regulator, with translation MRTSDVFELLRDGRPRTRAQLAEETGMARSTVAARVDTLLRMGLVAPVGGARSTGGRPPSLIALNPAARVVAGVDVGATHAVAALTDLGGTVLGERRAELDVADGPEVVLGWVTAVVGELLVEARRPVADLAAIGLGLPGPVEHSTGRPINPPIMPGWDRYDVPAHLQRTYAVPVLVDNDVNIMALGERGAFLPDVDDLIFVKVATGIGAGIISGSRLQRGAQGTAGDLGHVRVSSGKSVMCRCGNEGCLEAIAAGPALAGALAGGGVAVDSTAGVVKLVRAGNGSAVQEVRRAGRDIGEVLATMVNLMNPSVVVIGGRLADAGEHLLAGIREVVYQRSLPLATEHLRIVASKAGAQAGVLGAATMAAEHVLSPEAIEAASLNLA, from the coding sequence GTGCGGACCAGCGACGTCTTCGAGCTCCTGCGGGACGGCCGACCCCGGACCCGGGCGCAGCTCGCGGAGGAGACCGGGATGGCCCGGTCGACCGTCGCGGCGCGCGTCGACACGCTGCTGCGCATGGGGCTCGTGGCACCGGTCGGAGGTGCGCGGTCGACCGGCGGTCGGCCGCCATCGCTCATCGCGCTCAACCCCGCGGCGCGCGTCGTCGCCGGGGTCGACGTGGGTGCGACGCACGCCGTGGCGGCCCTGACGGACCTCGGCGGGACGGTGCTCGGCGAGCGCCGGGCGGAGCTGGACGTGGCCGACGGGCCGGAGGTCGTGCTCGGCTGGGTGACCGCCGTGGTCGGCGAGCTGCTGGTCGAGGCGCGGCGGCCCGTCGCTGACCTGGCGGCGATCGGGCTCGGGCTGCCCGGGCCGGTCGAGCACTCGACCGGGCGGCCGATCAACCCGCCGATCATGCCGGGGTGGGACCGGTATGACGTGCCTGCCCACCTGCAGCGCACGTATGCCGTGCCCGTCCTCGTCGACAACGACGTCAACATCATGGCGCTCGGCGAGCGGGGCGCCTTCCTGCCCGACGTGGACGACCTGATCTTCGTCAAGGTGGCGACCGGCATCGGCGCTGGCATCATCTCGGGGTCACGGCTGCAGCGGGGGGCCCAGGGGACGGCGGGTGACCTGGGGCACGTGCGGGTCAGCAGCGGCAAGAGCGTCATGTGCCGGTGTGGCAACGAGGGGTGCCTCGAGGCGATCGCGGCCGGGCCCGCGCTGGCGGGGGCGCTGGCTGGCGGCGGCGTGGCGGTCGACTCGACTGCGGGGGTGGTGAAGCTGGTGCGCGCCGGAAACGGCTCAGCCGTGCAGGAGGTGCGCCGCGCGGGCCGCGACATCGGCGAGGTGCTGGCGACGATGGTCAACCTCATGAACCCGTCGGTGGTGGTGATCGGCGGCCGCCTCGCCGATGCCGGCGAGCACCTGCTGGCGGGAATCCGGGAAGTGGTCTACCAGCGATCGCTGCCGCTGGCCACCGAGCATCTGCGGATCGTGGCCTCGAAAGCTGGGGCTCAGGCTGGCGTGCTCGGGGCGGCCACGATGGCCGCAGAGCATGTTCTGTCGCCGGAAGCGATCGAGGCGGCCAGCCTCAACCTTGCCTAG